A single window of Methylacidimicrobium sp. AP8 DNA harbors:
- a CDS encoding nitrogen fixation protein NifZ, protein MGMNDEVELDRPPAFTYGQTVVSRKHIRNDGTFPGKEIGEILIKKGEKGVVTSIGTFLQRFYIYGVDFYERGCVVGMKEKELELAPEGEEQRLERPESEASHG, encoded by the coding sequence ATGGGGATGAACGACGAAGTGGAGCTCGATCGGCCGCCCGCCTTCACCTACGGCCAAACGGTGGTTTCCCGCAAGCATATCCGCAACGACGGCACCTTCCCCGGAAAGGAGATCGGCGAAATCTTGATCAAGAAAGGGGAGAAGGGAGTGGTCACCAGCATCGGCACCTTCCTCCAGCGATTTTACATCTATGGGGTGGACTTTTACGAGCGGGGCTGCGTGGTCGGAATGAAGGAAAAGGAGCTCGAGCTGGCGCCGGAAGGAGAAGAACAGAGACTCGAGCGGCCCGAGTCCGAGGCGAGCCATGGGTGA
- a CDS encoding cysteine desulfurase family protein, with amino-acid sequence MGECDRIDLDHNATAPLRPEALAAMLPYLRERYGNPSSPGFRGRLAKEAVGRARGEVAALIGAKPEEIVFTSGCTESIHQAVLGALELAPHSPRVVTTAVEHPASSLLFDRLKSRGVEVVRLPVDRRGRLDLEALEEALAAPAALLSLVWVNNETGVISPVERAVALAKERGLLCHLDGAQAVGKLPVDARSLPFDLLSFSAHKLGGPKGTGALFVRKGIALPPLICGHQERGRRGGTENVAGIVGFGAAARLAGNDLGDRAAAVGRLRDRLEEELLRALPFAAVNGRESPRVANTTSVRFGGIEGEELLVRLERRGIEASLGSACASGGTEPSRILSAMGLSEAEARSTLRFSLGAETTIEQVDRASRAIVEEARALRDGEEKGGKAA; translated from the coding sequence ATGGGTGAGTGCGACCGGATCGATCTCGACCATAACGCGACGGCTCCGCTGCGGCCGGAAGCCCTGGCGGCCATGCTTCCCTATCTTCGGGAGCGCTACGGGAACCCGTCGAGTCCCGGCTTCCGCGGAAGGCTCGCCAAGGAAGCGGTCGGCCGGGCGCGCGGCGAAGTGGCCGCCCTGATCGGTGCCAAGCCCGAGGAAATCGTTTTCACCAGCGGCTGCACCGAATCGATCCACCAGGCGGTGCTGGGCGCGCTCGAGCTGGCTCCGCATTCCCCCCGGGTCGTGACGACGGCGGTCGAGCACCCCGCCAGCTCCCTGCTCTTTGACCGGCTGAAGAGCCGCGGGGTGGAAGTCGTCCGCCTGCCGGTCGATCGCCGGGGTCGGCTCGACCTGGAAGCCCTCGAAGAAGCGCTCGCTGCTCCGGCGGCGCTGCTTTCCCTTGTCTGGGTCAACAACGAAACGGGGGTGATCAGCCCTGTGGAAAGGGCGGTCGCCCTGGCGAAGGAGCGGGGTCTCCTCTGCCACCTGGACGGGGCGCAGGCGGTCGGGAAGCTCCCGGTCGATGCGCGCTCCCTCCCCTTCGATCTGCTCTCCTTTTCCGCGCACAAGCTCGGAGGACCCAAGGGGACCGGCGCGCTCTTCGTTCGGAAGGGAATCGCCCTGCCTCCGTTGATTTGTGGCCACCAGGAGCGGGGCCGGAGGGGAGGGACGGAGAACGTGGCGGGCATCGTGGGCTTCGGTGCGGCGGCGCGGCTGGCCGGAAACGATCTGGGGGATCGGGCGGCTGCGGTAGGGCGGCTACGTGACCGGTTGGAGGAGGAGCTCCTCCGGGCTCTCCCCTTTGCGGCGGTCAACGGCCGGGAAAGTCCGCGGGTGGCGAACACGACGAGCGTCCGATTCGGCGGAATCGAGGGAGAAGAGCTGCTCGTCCGGCTGGAGCGGCGCGGAATCGAGGCTTCCTTAGGCTCGGCCTGCGCAAGCGGGGGAACGGAGCCCTCCCGGATTCTTTCGGCGATGGGGCTCTCGGAGGCCGAAGCCCGATCCACCCTCCGGTTCAGCTTGGGTGCGGAGACGACCATCGAGCAGGTCGACCGGGCTTCCCGGGCTATCGTGGAGGAGGCTCGGGCGCTCAGGGATGGAGAAGAGAAAGGAGGGAAGGCGGCGTGA
- the nifT gene encoding putative nitrogen fixation protein NifT, translating into MKVMIRRGAAGGLSVYVAKKDLEEPVVRAEKPGLWGGTVTLANGWRFQLPDMPGDTPLPITVEARRLSEEGEP; encoded by the coding sequence GTGAAGGTGATGATTCGGCGAGGAGCCGCGGGGGGGCTTTCGGTCTACGTAGCCAAAAAGGACCTGGAAGAGCCGGTGGTCCGCGCGGAGAAACCCGGGCTTTGGGGCGGGACGGTGACACTCGCCAACGGTTGGCGCTTCCAGCTTCCGGACATGCCGGGCGACACACCCCTGCCGATCACTGTCGAGGCGCGGCGCTTGTCCGAAGAGGGAGAGCCATGA
- a CDS encoding DegT/DnrJ/EryC1/StrS aminotransferase family protein yields MREGSPATGPRSRIPLSDPDFTEEELAAVDSVLRSPDVSGGSLVEAWEEAFAAWVGRKQAVAVASGTVGLWLALRALGIGPGQRVILSGYTWHQIGAAVALCGAEPFFVDIDYWSGALSPERVAEAARLGARAILAGNVLGHPAPWKELARLGEEHGLLLLEDSTEAIGSRYGDRMTGRFGHAAVFDFSQPGALVCGEGGMVVTDDEELAAAIRHGRSRPRTDRFSDIATMVPCLQAIPSNLAAALGIAQLRRVREILERRRLVEAWYFRQMKSFEGIKDPYIAPEVTEVHWFLYPVHLGTRFGRSSRDAILEDLAQAGIEASAYCRPMHRHGYFVDRGRRKGSLPVTEKVADRSIVLPFHVHLTEEQVAFVVKTLKDASVNVGAGAAIYL; encoded by the coding sequence ATGAGGGAGGGGTCGCCCGCCACGGGTCCTCGGTCGAGGATTCCGTTATCCGATCCGGATTTCACCGAGGAAGAGCTGGCGGCCGTCGATTCGGTCCTCCGGTCGCCGGATGTCAGCGGCGGATCCTTGGTGGAAGCATGGGAGGAAGCGTTTGCCGCCTGGGTAGGACGGAAGCAAGCGGTGGCGGTCGCGAGCGGCACCGTCGGTCTCTGGCTCGCGCTGCGGGCTCTGGGTATCGGCCCCGGGCAGCGGGTGATCCTCTCGGGCTACACCTGGCACCAGATAGGAGCGGCGGTGGCCTTGTGCGGGGCGGAGCCCTTCTTCGTCGACATCGACTACTGGTCGGGGGCCCTGTCGCCGGAACGGGTTGCGGAGGCGGCCCGCCTAGGCGCCCGGGCGATCCTCGCCGGCAACGTCCTCGGACATCCGGCGCCATGGAAGGAGCTCGCCCGGCTGGGCGAGGAGCACGGGCTGCTGCTCCTGGAAGATTCGACCGAGGCGATCGGGTCCCGCTACGGCGATCGAATGACCGGGAGGTTCGGCCATGCGGCGGTCTTCGATTTTTCGCAACCCGGGGCGCTTGTCTGCGGAGAGGGAGGGATGGTCGTGACCGACGACGAGGAGCTGGCCGCCGCCATCCGGCACGGGAGGAGCCGCCCACGGACCGACCGTTTTTCGGACATCGCGACGATGGTTCCCTGCCTCCAAGCGATCCCGAGCAATCTCGCCGCCGCGCTGGGGATCGCGCAGCTCCGCCGGGTCCGGGAGATTCTGGAACGCCGGCGCCTGGTCGAAGCGTGGTACTTCCGGCAGATGAAGTCCTTCGAGGGCATCAAGGACCCCTACATCGCCCCGGAGGTCACCGAGGTGCACTGGTTTCTCTATCCGGTCCATTTGGGGACGCGTTTCGGCCGCTCGAGCCGGGATGCGATCCTCGAAGACCTGGCCCAGGCGGGGATCGAGGCGTCGGCCTATTGCCGGCCGATGCATCGGCATGGATATTTCGTCGATCGCGGCCGGCGGAAGGGAAGCCTCCCGGTCACCGAAAAGGTGGCCGACCGCTCCATCGTTCTTCCGTTTCACGTCCATCTAACCGAAGAGCAGGTCGCCTTTGTCGTGAAAACGCTCAAGGACGCTTCGGTCAATGTCGGAGCCGGCGCGGCGATATACTTGTAA
- a CDS encoding SIR2 family protein, with product MSGAESEITRCLEEGKLVPYLGPGIWSGEGGNTPPFPTDAESLAESLARRVAVPGRARKILSAAAQYIESQKHRKTLRKLLLDTFSVPSPKLVLHERLAGLAPLPLVVDVWYDGALRSAFQGRSDWGEIQGVSQAEHPGSWTRAYRPDGEEAAPEEASRWGTVLYKPLGSVSPAGNFVVSDSDLVEVFTEIDIQTPIPGVVQERRRGRHFLFLGCRFATQAERIYTRQILKRSSDRHWAVLPGEITRNEERFVQEMRIERIPFSLGEICDRLFASPPAANPNLS from the coding sequence ATGAGCGGCGCCGAGAGCGAAATCACCAGATGCCTCGAGGAGGGGAAGCTCGTTCCCTATTTGGGGCCCGGGATCTGGAGCGGAGAGGGCGGCAACACCCCTCCGTTCCCGACGGACGCCGAAAGCCTGGCCGAGAGCCTCGCCCGTCGAGTGGCCGTCCCAGGTCGGGCGAGGAAGATCCTCTCGGCGGCGGCCCAATATATCGAAAGCCAGAAGCATCGCAAGACCCTACGGAAGCTCCTTCTGGATACTTTTTCGGTCCCGAGCCCCAAGCTCGTTCTCCATGAACGGCTGGCCGGCCTAGCTCCGCTACCCCTGGTCGTCGATGTCTGGTATGACGGAGCCCTCCGCTCGGCATTCCAAGGGCGCTCGGATTGGGGGGAGATTCAAGGGGTGAGCCAAGCCGAACATCCCGGCAGCTGGACGCGAGCCTATCGGCCGGACGGCGAGGAGGCGGCCCCGGAGGAGGCGAGCCGATGGGGGACGGTTCTGTACAAGCCGCTGGGCTCGGTCAGTCCCGCCGGGAATTTCGTCGTCTCGGATTCCGACTTGGTGGAGGTGTTCACCGAGATCGATATCCAGACGCCGATCCCGGGGGTCGTGCAGGAGAGGCGCCGGGGTCGACACTTCCTCTTCCTCGGGTGCCGCTTTGCGACCCAGGCGGAGCGGATCTATACCCGGCAGATCCTCAAGAGGTCGTCGGATCGCCATTGGGCGGTCCTACCAGGCGAGATCACCCGCAACGAGGAGCGCTTCGTGCAGGAGATGCGGATCGAGCGGATCCCGTTTTCCCTAGGCGAGATCTGCGACCGCCTCTTCGCCTCGCCTCCCGCCGCAAATCCGAATTTGTCGTAA
- the nifW gene encoding nitrogenase-stabilizing/protective protein NifW has product MIDPILADLSRLSAAEEFFDYLELPYDPQVVRVNRLHILKRFQKYLLSAEAPKERHQAQLRVFYRGLLEAAYQDFVHSTALQEKVFAVFQRPPPEKKPMTAAVAIEDLRSSLRGKPVPGGAPTVPGSRLPSGGDGA; this is encoded by the coding sequence ATGATCGATCCGATTCTCGCCGACTTGAGCCGCCTTTCGGCGGCAGAGGAGTTTTTCGACTATCTGGAGCTTCCCTACGATCCTCAGGTCGTTCGCGTCAACCGGCTCCACATTCTCAAGCGCTTCCAGAAGTACCTGCTCTCGGCCGAGGCTCCGAAGGAGCGGCACCAGGCTCAGCTTCGCGTCTTCTACCGGGGGCTGCTCGAAGCGGCCTACCAAGATTTCGTCCACTCGACCGCGCTGCAGGAAAAAGTTTTCGCGGTGTTTCAGCGGCCCCCTCCGGAAAAGAAGCCGATGACCGCCGCCGTCGCAATCGAGGACCTGCGCTCCTCGCTGCGCGGGAAGCCGGTGCCGGGGGGGGCGCCGACGGTGCCGGGGAGTCGGCTCCCTTCGGGAGGGGACGGAGCATGA
- a CDS encoding electron transfer flavoprotein subunit beta/FixA family protein, which translates to MRGPEMVVCVKQVPDSAQIRVHSVTGTIMRQGVPAVLNPYDLFALEEALRIKDRLGGRIVALCMGPPQAEAVLRKALSLGADEGVLVSDRAFAGSDTLATSFALASAIRRLSEERPVDLVFTGKQTVDGDTGQVGPGVATRLGMRLLSYVCRISVLDRNRGSIVVHRWTEKGVQVLRSRLPCLITVLEGTGEPRFASLPEMIRAARQPIRVWDRKAAGIEDVRKIGLKGSPTVVGKVFAPARRAERAECLELDAEEPAKAAALLWEKVLSRQPGLAAKCFGVADEGEGKEGSSE; encoded by the coding sequence ATGAGGGGCCCTGAAATGGTGGTTTGTGTGAAACAGGTGCCGGATAGCGCCCAGATCCGGGTGCATTCGGTGACCGGAACCATCATGCGCCAGGGAGTTCCCGCCGTGCTCAACCCCTACGATCTCTTCGCGTTGGAAGAGGCTCTCCGGATCAAGGATCGGCTGGGCGGCCGGATCGTCGCGCTCTGCATGGGACCGCCGCAGGCGGAAGCGGTGCTGCGCAAGGCCCTCTCTCTCGGAGCGGACGAAGGGGTTCTGGTGTCCGACCGAGCGTTTGCCGGGTCGGACACGCTGGCCACTTCGTTTGCGCTGGCCTCGGCCATCCGGCGGCTCTCCGAAGAACGGCCGGTGGACCTGGTCTTCACCGGCAAGCAGACGGTCGACGGAGATACCGGCCAGGTCGGACCCGGCGTCGCCACGAGGCTCGGGATGCGGCTCCTCAGCTATGTCTGCCGGATTTCGGTTCTGGATAGGAATCGCGGGAGCATCGTAGTCCACCGTTGGACCGAAAAGGGAGTCCAGGTGCTGCGCAGCCGGTTACCGTGCCTGATCACCGTCTTGGAGGGGACGGGAGAGCCCCGGTTTGCTTCGCTGCCCGAGATGATCCGAGCGGCCCGGCAGCCGATTCGGGTCTGGGACCGGAAGGCGGCCGGCATCGAGGACGTGAGGAAGATCGGCCTAAAGGGATCGCCTACGGTGGTGGGAAAGGTGTTCGCGCCCGCCCGCCGCGCGGAAAGGGCGGAATGCCTCGAGTTGGATGCGGAGGAGCCTGCGAAGGCGGCGGCGTTGCTTTGGGAAAAGGTTCTCTCCCGTCAGCCGGGGCTCGCGGCGAAATGCTTCGGCGTCGCGGACGAAGGGGAGGGGAAGGAGGGAAGTTCCGAATGA
- a CDS encoding electron transfer flavoprotein subunit alpha/FixB family protein, with protein sequence MSEAEGKPAERKGGARRQATLDPRLAEYRGVWVFVERDAQGVHPVSWELLGAARKLADQLGTEVGAVVAGAPSESIDADSRDAIAYGADRVFAVAHPVLAGYRNEPYAKLLCGLVRTYKPEILLLGATSLGRDLASTVATTLETGLTADCTELAIDRESRALAATRPTFGGNLLCTILTLNYRPQMATVRPRVLPLPAKDGRRTGEIRNEPIDLREEEVVTKLLEFLPHCGGDQSDLALAEVIVAGGKGLQKAANFALLRELAGALGGEVGATRAAVHAGWIEPHRQIGQTGKTVRPKLYIAAGISGAIQHRVGMESSDLIVAINTDPDAPIFEVAHYGIVGDALVFLPLLTRAVRGHPGSGKRTAVALGASS encoded by the coding sequence ATGAGCGAAGCGGAGGGTAAACCGGCAGAGAGGAAGGGAGGCGCACGGAGGCAGGCGACCTTGGATCCGCGACTAGCGGAGTATCGTGGAGTCTGGGTCTTTGTCGAAAGGGATGCCCAAGGGGTCCATCCGGTCTCCTGGGAGCTTCTGGGCGCGGCCAGGAAGCTCGCCGATCAGCTCGGAACGGAGGTGGGCGCGGTGGTGGCGGGAGCTCCTTCCGAATCGATCGACGCCGATTCCCGGGATGCCATCGCCTATGGGGCCGATCGGGTCTTCGCGGTCGCGCATCCGGTGCTCGCCGGATATCGGAATGAGCCTTACGCCAAGCTCCTCTGCGGGCTGGTCCGCACCTACAAGCCGGAAATCCTGCTGCTAGGGGCCACCTCTCTCGGGCGGGATCTGGCGAGCACCGTCGCCACGACGCTCGAGACGGGCCTGACCGCAGATTGCACGGAGCTGGCCATCGATCGGGAGAGCCGTGCCCTGGCCGCGACACGACCCACCTTCGGGGGCAACCTCCTCTGTACGATCCTGACCCTCAACTACCGGCCCCAGATGGCTACGGTGCGGCCGCGGGTGCTTCCCCTGCCTGCGAAAGACGGCCGCAGAACCGGGGAAATTCGAAACGAACCGATCGACCTTCGGGAAGAGGAGGTCGTGACGAAGCTGCTCGAGTTTCTCCCGCACTGCGGCGGCGACCAGAGTGATCTAGCCCTGGCCGAGGTGATCGTGGCCGGAGGCAAAGGGCTGCAGAAGGCGGCCAACTTCGCCCTCCTGCGCGAGCTGGCCGGAGCCTTAGGGGGCGAAGTGGGAGCGACGCGGGCGGCCGTGCACGCGGGATGGATCGAGCCCCATAGGCAGATCGGCCAGACGGGCAAGACGGTGCGGCCGAAGCTGTATATTGCAGCGGGCATCTCGGGAGCGATCCAGCATCGGGTCGGCATGGAAAGCTCGGACCTCATCGTCGCGATCAACACCGATCCCGATGCCCCGATTTTCGAAGTGGCCCATTACGGGATCGTCGGGGACGCGCTCGTCTTCCTTCCCCTCCTGACGCGGGCCGTGCGCGGGCACCCTGGTTCGGGAAAAAGGACTGCAGTGGCACTGGGGGCTTCGTCGTGA
- a CDS encoding FAD-dependent oxidoreductase has product MKERFDAIVVGAGPSGTAAALTLARAGWKVLQIERGEYPGSKNVQGAILYADSLQKLVPNFREEAPLERHLVEQRLWILDDRSYIGTAFRSPASEEREPDRYTILRAQFDKWFAKKAQDEGVLLICETTVLDLLREGRRVVGVRTDREEGDVYADVVILADGVNSLLARKAGIRPELRAGEVALAVKEILFYPQEVLEERFGLSGEEGVAIEMVGKITQGMVGTAFLYTNKESLAVGIGCLLSDFRREKIPPYVLLERLKEHPALRSFLRDGEMKEYTAHLIPEGGYKAIPKLFGDGWLIVGDAGMFVNSVHREGSNLAMETGRIAAETVIELRLAKQPLIERNLRRYRQRLDQSFVMKDLRKYQHVHEVLDRNRHFLTTYPELVNRAAETLLRVDGVDKRSKEKEVTRSFRKHRSYGGLFSDAVKLWRAFR; this is encoded by the coding sequence GTGAAAGAACGGTTCGATGCGATCGTTGTCGGCGCCGGGCCTTCGGGAACCGCCGCCGCGCTCACCTTGGCGCGAGCGGGATGGAAGGTCCTCCAGATCGAACGCGGGGAATACCCGGGCTCGAAGAACGTACAGGGAGCGATTCTTTACGCCGACTCGCTCCAGAAGCTGGTCCCGAATTTTCGCGAAGAGGCCCCGCTTGAGCGCCACCTAGTCGAGCAGCGGCTCTGGATTCTCGACGATCGGTCTTATATCGGCACCGCCTTCCGCTCGCCGGCCTCGGAGGAGAGAGAGCCGGACCGATACACGATCCTTCGGGCGCAGTTCGACAAGTGGTTTGCCAAGAAGGCCCAAGACGAGGGTGTTCTCCTGATCTGCGAAACCACCGTCCTCGATCTGCTTCGCGAGGGCCGACGGGTGGTGGGGGTACGGACCGACCGGGAGGAAGGCGATGTGTATGCCGATGTCGTGATCCTGGCCGACGGTGTCAACTCCCTGCTGGCTCGGAAAGCCGGGATTCGCCCGGAACTCCGGGCGGGAGAAGTCGCGCTCGCGGTGAAGGAGATCCTCTTCTATCCCCAGGAAGTTCTGGAGGAGCGCTTCGGGCTTTCCGGCGAGGAAGGCGTGGCGATCGAGATGGTCGGGAAGATTACCCAAGGGATGGTGGGGACGGCCTTTCTCTACACGAATAAGGAATCGCTTGCGGTCGGGATCGGCTGCCTTCTCTCCGATTTCCGCCGGGAGAAGATCCCGCCGTATGTGCTGCTCGAGCGGCTGAAAGAGCATCCGGCCCTACGTTCTTTCTTGCGCGACGGGGAGATGAAGGAATACACCGCGCATCTCATCCCGGAAGGCGGCTACAAGGCAATCCCGAAGCTCTTCGGCGACGGTTGGCTGATCGTGGGAGACGCCGGGATGTTCGTGAACTCGGTCCACCGGGAGGGATCGAACTTGGCGATGGAGACGGGGAGGATCGCCGCAGAGACCGTCATCGAGCTCAGGCTAGCCAAGCAACCGCTGATCGAGCGCAACTTGCGCCGCTATCGCCAGCGGCTCGACCAGAGCTTCGTGATGAAAGACCTGCGGAAGTATCAGCATGTCCACGAGGTGCTCGATCGGAACCGCCACTTTCTCACGACCTATCCGGAGCTCGTCAATCGAGCGGCGGAAACGCTGCTCCGGGTGGATGGAGTGGATAAGCGCTCGAAAGAGAAGGAGGTGACCCGAAGCTTTCGGAAACACCGTTCCTACGGCGGCCTTTTCTCCGACGCGGTGAAGCTCTGGAGGGCATTCCGATGA
- a CDS encoding ferredoxin family protein, which produces MNPVEEKLYQNRYRLDAGRPHIRIRNPEVCRVRCTEKSCASCCPAGCYTLGSAGEVTLLTDGCLECGTCRIICSEFRNVDWEYPRGGFGVLFKFG; this is translated from the coding sequence ATGAATCCGGTCGAAGAAAAACTCTATCAAAACCGGTATCGCCTCGACGCGGGACGGCCCCATATCCGCATCCGCAACCCGGAGGTCTGTCGGGTCCGCTGCACGGAAAAATCGTGCGCCTCCTGCTGCCCGGCGGGCTGCTATACGCTGGGATCCGCCGGTGAGGTCACGCTCCTGACCGACGGTTGCCTCGAATGCGGAACCTGCCGGATCATCTGCAGCGAATTCCGCAACGTCGATTGGGAGTATCCGCGGGGCGGTTTCGGCGTCCTCTTCAAGTTCGGCTGA
- a CDS encoding response regulator transcription factor produces the protein MREERQKRAQAEKIQILLAEPDAKVAATIEAELEAKGFAWSRAATSEEVFLELNFGEFAAALLDAKLPGRPVLEVIEVLRKRNITTPILLLGEEADSQSRIRAYEKGADDILPKPSVAAELSARLKALLRRRSSAPPWVRSVEDLEVDLSARRVFRAGREIALTPREFGILEYLLRNQGKAVSFEALATDVWHQPERAKTISNVVRVHMASLRKKIDCGRPIKLLHTMRGYGFVLRSGNR, from the coding sequence ATGAGGGAAGAGCGGCAGAAGCGTGCACAGGCGGAGAAGATACAAATTCTTCTCGCCGAACCCGATGCGAAGGTAGCCGCCACAATCGAAGCGGAGCTGGAAGCCAAAGGGTTTGCCTGGAGCCGGGCGGCGACGTCCGAGGAAGTGTTTCTGGAGCTCAATTTCGGGGAGTTTGCCGCCGCGCTTCTTGACGCGAAGCTTCCGGGCCGCCCGGTTCTCGAGGTGATCGAGGTGCTCCGCAAGCGGAACATCACCACCCCGATTCTGCTTCTAGGCGAGGAAGCCGATTCCCAGTCCCGGATCCGCGCTTACGAAAAGGGGGCGGACGATATCCTGCCGAAGCCGTCCGTAGCGGCGGAACTCTCCGCCCGTCTCAAGGCGCTGCTGCGGCGAAGGTCGAGCGCGCCCCCTTGGGTGCGGTCGGTGGAGGATCTGGAAGTCGATCTTTCGGCCCGCAGGGTCTTCCGCGCGGGGCGGGAGATCGCGCTCACGCCCCGGGAGTTCGGGATTCTTGAGTATCTGCTTCGCAATCAAGGCAAGGCGGTGAGCTTCGAGGCCTTGGCCACAGACGTCTGGCACCAGCCGGAGCGGGCCAAGACGATCAGCAACGTGGTCCGTGTCCATATGGCCAGCCTGCGCAAGAAGATCGACTGCGGCCGCCCGATCAAGCTTCTCCACACGATGCGCGGCTACGGCTTCGTCCTGCGCTCCGGCAACCGCTAA
- the pqqE gene encoding pyrroloquinoline quinone biosynthesis protein PqqE translates to MRIPNEPSGKDRPAARGEVRALDLGYPFSLLCELTFRCPLQCPYCSNPLGFARTLGNELETAEWRRVLEEAAGLGVLQAHFSGGEPLLRKDLPELVATAHSLGLYTNLSTGGTLLSPELARRLKAAGLGGFQLSIQDSRAESAEWIAGMRGSFAKKAEAARLARDAGLPLGINAVLHRQNIDRIEEIIALAEAWGAERLELANSQYNGWALHNRRWLLPTRAQVERASRAAEAARARLRGKMEILFVIPDYYATYPKACLHGWGRAFLTVSADGLALPCQAAREITRLSFPNVRKESLRDIWFHSEAFNRFRGTDWLPEPCRSCPRREIDFGGCRCQAFLLTQDAGATDPACILSPHHHRIEEALLEAENREAVSWRYRNPTESKRLSERAQPQAHPPAHSPRTT, encoded by the coding sequence AGACCTGGGCTATCCGTTCTCGCTCCTTTGCGAGCTGACCTTCCGGTGCCCGCTCCAATGCCCCTACTGCAGCAACCCGCTCGGCTTCGCCCGCACCTTGGGAAACGAGCTGGAAACCGCGGAGTGGCGGCGCGTCCTGGAGGAAGCGGCGGGCCTCGGCGTCCTGCAGGCGCACTTCTCCGGGGGAGAGCCGCTCTTGCGGAAGGATCTGCCGGAGCTGGTCGCGACGGCCCATTCCCTCGGACTCTACACGAATCTGAGCACAGGCGGCACCCTCTTGAGCCCCGAGCTTGCCCGCCGGCTCAAGGCGGCCGGGTTGGGAGGCTTCCAGCTGAGCATCCAGGACAGCCGCGCCGAGAGCGCGGAATGGATCGCCGGCATGCGCGGCAGCTTCGCCAAGAAGGCGGAGGCCGCCCGCCTGGCGCGAGACGCCGGCCTGCCGCTCGGAATCAACGCGGTCCTCCATCGGCAGAACATCGACCGCATCGAAGAGATCATCGCCCTCGCCGAGGCTTGGGGGGCCGAGCGGCTCGAGCTGGCAAACAGCCAATATAACGGCTGGGCGCTCCATAACCGCCGCTGGCTCCTGCCGACCCGCGCTCAAGTCGAACGCGCCTCCCGGGCTGCCGAGGCCGCGCGGGCGCGGCTGCGCGGCAAAATGGAGATCCTCTTCGTGATCCCCGACTATTACGCCACCTATCCCAAGGCCTGCCTCCACGGTTGGGGACGAGCCTTCCTCACGGTGTCCGCCGACGGGCTGGCCCTGCCCTGCCAGGCGGCCCGGGAGATCACCCGCCTTTCGTTCCCGAACGTCCGGAAGGAGAGCCTCCGGGATATCTGGTTCCACTCCGAGGCCTTCAACCGATTCCGCGGGACCGATTGGCTGCCGGAACCTTGCCGGAGCTGCCCGCGCAGGGAGATCGACTTCGGAGGATGCCGCTGCCAAGCCTTCCTGCTCACCCAGGATGCGGGCGCAACCGACCCGGCATGCATCCTCTCGCCCCATCATCACCGGATCGAGGAGGCCCTTTTGGAAGCGGAGAACCGGGAAGCGGTCTCTTGGCGCTACCGGAATCCGACCGAATCGAAGCGGCTTTCCGAACGAGCGCAGCCGCAGGCACACCCTCCCGCGCACTCGCCGCGAACCACTTAG